The stretch of DNA GAGCAATTATACTAGCAAAATACGAACATCGCGTCAATACCATTTTTATGTATTTCCTCGATCCATTATCCAAAATTACCTTAAAATATGTTATTAAGTAAAATATTCCCTGTAGCAGAAACAAAGCTTTTTAATTATAATAAATAAAGATAATATGGAAATTTAATGGATAAAATAGGTTTAAAGTTCCTACTTAAAAATGGCACATACTACTCTGACGTTATTAATACTAATATCTTAAAGATTGTTAAGCTAATCAAAAGCAAAAAAGCCAGATTCATTACTGCAACATGCTTCCAGAATGCCGATCAGTTTTTGATTTATTACCATTTTGAAGCTAGCAAACAGATCTATACCCTAAAAACAGTTATAAAAAACGATAAAGCTAAATCTATCTCATCTGTTTATCCTACAGCTTCATGGATTGAACGGGAAATAACAGATTTATACGGAATAGAATTCCAAGGAAAAGAATATAAACCGCTCCTATTAACTCCTGAATTTAATCATCCATTTAGGGAGAATTAATTATGACTAGAGAAGAAGCATTTAAAATAGTTGAAGAAAATCTTGGCAATAAAAACTTGATCAAGCACAGTTTGGCAGTAGAAGCTGTAATGAAAGCATTTGGTGAATATTTTAACGAAAATTCTGAAAAATGGGCTCTAGCAGGACTGTTGCATGATATAGATTACGAACAAACCGCTAATGATCCCCAAAGCCATACCTTGATTACGGCCAAAATATTAGAAGAAAAAGAAGTTGATAAAGAAATAATCGACATAATTAAGGCCCATAATCATATGCTTGATATCCCAAGAGACAGTAAAGCACGAAAACTTATCATCTCAATTGATCCTATTACCGGATTAATCGTAGCTTGCGCCTTAATTCATCCTGACAAAAAATTAGCTTCAATAGATACTCAATTCGTTTTAAACCGCTTTAAAGAAAAGAGTTTTGCAGCAGGTGCAAATAGGGAAGATATCAAAAAATGTGAGGAGTTAGATATTAGTTTGGACAAATTCGTCGAAATATCACTTAAATCAATGCAAAATATAAGTCAGGAATTAGGTCTATAGAGGGATCATAACCAAAATGAGCAAAAACAACCCCCCAAAAGCAATAAAAACCATAAAAGTAGGCCCAAAAGACATATCTTTTGAAGAACCATTCATTGTACACTTAACAACAGCTAATAATAAGATAAAAGATGCAGAAATTGAGCTTGGCTTCCTTCATAGAGGTATAGAAAAGATTGCTACGAGGAAAAATTACTATCAGAATTTAGGCTTAGTAGAGCGTATTTGTGGTTATTGCTCGTTCACACACTCGTTAGCCTATGTTCAGGCAGTAGAAAATGCCACGGAGATCAAAGTCCCTGATCGTGCACGCTATATTAGAACAATCGTAGCAGAGCTAGAAAGGCTTCATTCCCATTTATTATGGGCTGATTTGGTTACCGATAGACTCGGCTTTGAACCATTTTCATCTCATTTGTCTCACATCAGAGAAGGTATTTTGGACATTTTAATGCACGTTACGGGTGGCAGAATAATGTACGAAATAAATACTATGGGCGGTATCCTAAAAGATGTAGGCGACATACAACCAATTCTTAAACAAATTGATTATTTAGACGACATCATAAAAGATGTCCTTAATATTTTTGAAAAAAATAAAGAGGTTAAAGAAAACACTAAAGGATTAGGAATTTTACCAAGAGAAAAAGCTGTATATTTAGGCGTTGTAGGTCCTACGGCAAGAGCCTCCGGAGTTAAAATGGACGTTCGTAAAGATACTCCATACGCTGCTTATGCTGAGACACAGAGCAAAAATTACATTATTTCAAATGATTGCGATAGCTATGCAAGAATTTATATAAGATTTTTAGAACTGCAGGAAAGCCTAGATATAATAAAAAAAGCTTGCATTGATTTACCTAAAGGTCCGATATCCTCTCAAGAAGGCAGAATTTTCCCACAAATCGGCGAAGGCATCGGCCGAGTTGAAGCTCCCCGCGGTGAACTTTTCCATTATATAATTACAGGCTCCGGAGACACTCCAAAAAGGCTTAAAGTTAAACCACCAACATATTCAAACCTACCAGCCTTAAAAGAAATGTTAATTGGAGAAGATAAAAACAAGGCACAATTGATAATAGCTTCAATAGATCCTTGCTTCTCCTGTACAGAAAGGTAAATTATGCATGAATTGTATATAGCCGAAAAATTAATAAAAGAAGTAGAAAAAATTGCAGAAGGAAGCAAATCAGAAAAAGTATTAGAAGTTAACGTAGCCATACCCGAAGATGAACATTTTACCGAAAAAGAATTCACCGATATATTAAAAGTACAATCCGAAGGAACATCAATAAATGATGCTAAATTTAATGTAGTTACAGAAAAAACTAGCAAGGTTTATGTAAAGGACATAA from bacterium CG_4_10_14_0_2_um_filter_33_32 encodes:
- a CDS encoding phosphohydrolase — protein: MTREEAFKIVEENLGNKNLIKHSLAVEAVMKAFGEYFNENSEKWALAGLLHDIDYEQTANDPQSHTLITAKILEEKEVDKEIIDIIKAHNHMLDIPRDSKARKLIISIDPITGLIVACALIHPDKKLASIDTQFVLNRFKEKSFAAGANREDIKKCEELDISLDKFVEISLKSMQNISQELGL